In Hydrogenovibrio marinus, a single genomic region encodes these proteins:
- a CDS encoding DUF5052 family protein translates to MRNILLAIATGATLLSLFSLSGCEKVSNTAKNIQSDWVGLDRKIEIYSCYSGKLIKVIKGNIRLNQDDKFANGASFLVNGKKMHTNMCFIVQEIGIKEEAQ, encoded by the coding sequence ATGAGAAATATTCTGCTAGCAATTGCTACTGGCGCCACTTTGCTGAGCTTGTTCAGTTTAAGTGGTTGTGAAAAGGTCTCCAATACAGCTAAAAACATCCAATCAGACTGGGTTGGTCTAGATCGTAAGATAGAAATTTATAGTTGTTACTCCGGTAAGTTAATTAAAGTGATTAAAGGTAATATTCGTCTTAACCAAGATGACAAATTTGCCAACGGCGCGTCTTTTTTAGTGAATGGAAAGAAAATGCATACCAATATGTGTTTTATCGTGCAAGAAATCGGAATTAAAGAAGAGGCACAGTGA
- a CDS encoding GGDEF domain-containing protein yields the protein MSNAKHYIWLVGFSVLAFWQIGQIAHWPKPVQTLLLYAPYITAALGIFISVFLNRIQPIFLLLTLAVLNFAIVYFFPKNTGQTDILAVTAFYPLLATFLPLNLLVWILLPEKGVMSKPYVFSLLALFGLQGFGFYWLMDNLPMNVILTMAQPVGASGITLPMVPFLVTMAAWLVIVIRNAFQDHPKVLDNTVIFVLILMAYGLNQYASFGVLAWLSSIAAGLIILSLVFDSHQIAHTDQLTGMKGRRALFERFTGLGRKYAIAMMDIDHFKSFNDRYGHDIGDNALKLVAYQLSKIPVGYPYRYGGEEFTVVFPGKTAEQVKPILDDIRVQISEVPLEVMEKGQKAETKVTVSFGLAEKTERSQQPEAVMKLADEALYVAKKAGRNCVKVYGETSTKTTSKTSSTTRKRTQTKEDKA from the coding sequence ATGTCTAATGCGAAGCACTATATCTGGTTAGTCGGATTTTCAGTTTTGGCCTTTTGGCAAATAGGACAAATTGCCCATTGGCCGAAGCCAGTTCAAACATTATTGCTCTATGCACCATATATCACGGCTGCATTGGGTATCTTTATCAGTGTTTTTCTAAACCGAATTCAACCTATCTTTCTGTTGTTAACCTTGGCGGTATTGAACTTCGCCATTGTTTACTTTTTTCCGAAAAATACCGGACAAACGGATATCTTAGCGGTTACAGCATTTTATCCATTGTTGGCAACCTTCCTGCCGTTGAACCTTTTAGTTTGGATTTTACTGCCTGAAAAAGGCGTAATGTCTAAACCCTACGTCTTTAGTCTGCTAGCGCTGTTTGGTTTGCAAGGATTTGGGTTCTACTGGTTGATGGATAATTTGCCGATGAATGTCATACTGACAATGGCGCAGCCTGTGGGCGCTTCCGGTATTACGTTGCCAATGGTTCCGTTTTTAGTGACGATGGCGGCGTGGTTGGTTATTGTTATTCGTAATGCGTTTCAAGACCACCCTAAAGTTTTAGACAATACAGTCATCTTTGTATTGATATTAATGGCGTACGGTCTGAATCAATATGCGTCTTTTGGTGTATTGGCTTGGCTGTCATCTATTGCCGCCGGGTTGATTATTTTATCTTTGGTTTTTGACTCTCATCAAATTGCTCACACCGATCAATTAACCGGTATGAAGGGGCGTAGAGCATTATTTGAAAGATTTACTGGCTTAGGTCGTAAATATGCGATTGCCATGATGGATATCGACCACTTCAAATCCTTTAATGACCGCTATGGGCACGATATTGGAGATAACGCGCTGAAGCTGGTTGCTTATCAATTGTCGAAAATCCCTGTTGGTTACCCTTATCGCTACGGTGGGGAGGAGTTTACTGTTGTTTTCCCAGGTAAAACTGCTGAACAAGTAAAGCCGATTTTGGATGATATTCGCGTACAGATATCAGAAGTACCATTGGAAGTCATGGAAAAGGGACAGAAAGCCGAGACAAAAGTGACCGTGAGCTTTGGATTGGCAGAAAAAACGGAAAGAAGTCAGCAGCCTGAAGCTGTTATGAAGTTGGCGGATGAAGCCCTTTACGTTGCGAAAAAAGCAGGAAGAAACTGTGTGAAGGTGTATGGAGAGACCTCTACCAAAACCACATCAAAAACATCGTCAACAACTAGAAAACGTACACAAACGAAAGAAGATAAAGCATGA
- the secF gene encoding protein translocase subunit SecF, translating to MATDKNQDKTNMSEQKLINFMGQRKIAMVASTILIIASIVGILIKGLNFGIDFTGGTIIELAYDKPANVDKIRQNLQANGFDQAVVQNFGSAEDVLIRIAPREGVNSSKISNQILGILKSNNDDKIDLRRVEFVGPQVGDELTEDGFLAVIYALIGILIYVALRFEFRFSVGAVAALIHDVTITVGVFAWTQAQFDLTVLAAILAVIGYSLNDTIVVFDRVRENFRIERQGTPVDVTNLAVNQMLARTIMTSFTTLVVLIALFIFGGEIIHNFAMALIVGIVVGTYSSTYIASAIALALGVSKEDLMKPAKEGASRDEQEEELTRLFLEEEAQREAKQAPQKKK from the coding sequence ATGGCAACAGATAAGAATCAGGATAAAACGAATATGTCTGAACAAAAATTGATTAACTTCATGGGACAACGCAAGATCGCGATGGTGGCATCGACGATTTTGATTATCGCTTCCATTGTCGGGATTCTCATCAAAGGCTTGAACTTTGGTATCGACTTCACTGGTGGGACGATTATTGAGTTGGCGTATGATAAGCCAGCCAATGTTGATAAGATTCGCCAGAATTTACAAGCAAACGGTTTTGACCAAGCGGTTGTGCAGAATTTTGGTTCAGCCGAAGATGTGTTGATTCGTATTGCGCCTCGTGAAGGTGTGAACTCTTCAAAAATCTCCAATCAAATTTTAGGAATTTTGAAGTCGAACAACGACGATAAAATCGACCTTAGACGTGTTGAGTTCGTTGGGCCTCAAGTTGGGGATGAATTGACCGAAGACGGTTTCTTAGCGGTTATCTATGCATTAATCGGTATTTTGATTTATGTCGCGCTCCGATTCGAATTCCGTTTTTCTGTCGGGGCGGTTGCAGCTTTGATTCATGACGTAACGATTACCGTAGGTGTATTCGCTTGGACACAGGCGCAGTTTGACCTGACAGTACTAGCGGCCATTCTTGCGGTTATTGGTTACTCCTTGAACGATACCATTGTTGTATTCGACCGTGTCCGTGAAAACTTCCGTATTGAGCGTCAAGGGACGCCAGTTGATGTAACCAACTTAGCGGTTAACCAAATGTTGGCGAGAACCATCATGACGTCATTCACGACGTTGGTGGTGTTGATCGCGCTGTTTATTTTTGGTGGGGAAATTATTCACAACTTTGCGATGGCATTGATTGTGGGGATTGTAGTCGGTACCTATTCCTCAACTTACATTGCAAGTGCCATTGCATTGGCTTTGGGTGTTTCGAAAGAAGACTTGATGAAACCTGCTAAAGAAGGCGCTAGCCGAGATGAGCAGGAAGAAGAGCTAACCAGACTCTTCTTGGAAGAGGAAGCGCAAAGAGAAGCTAAGCAGGCTCCCCAAAAGAAAAAATAG
- the secD gene encoding protein translocase subunit SecD: MFDSKRKVISNQYPAWKYILLAVVIVLGVIYSAPNLFGDDPAVQISPAKAVNFNASIETRVQKALEDANLPIKSMSYKADQLLVRFNSTEEQLKAKSVIKNLLGREAVVALNLAPATPQFLRDLGAEPMFLGLDLRGGVHFLMDVDMETAVQKAYTRYVDEIKASFREKRIRYLSVDYEKEALWVKFREGTNLDEAQAEINKKFDGDFIIKQLPEGREPSLELLLSPKTIATAKSYALKQNITTLRNRINELGVSEPVIQQQGDRRIVVQLPGVQDTAKAKEILGATATLEFRLVEEKGDPQEAEKTGYAPHGARLYHFRDGRPILLQRRIIVSGDNVINAQSGIESKSGSPEVSVTLDSVGGRKMLATTKKNVGNRMAVVYIETRIDTVLENGKKVKRRVTSKDVINAAVIQGQFANRFQITGLSSPREAQDLALLLRAGALAAPMEIVEERTVGPSLGKDNIDQGFMSVIIGFILVLVVMAWRYKVFGMIANLALTLNLILIVAIMSLMQATLTLPGIAGIVLTVGMAVDANVLIFERIREELRVGSVQAAINAGYEKAFVTIADANITTLLAAIVLFSFGTGPIKGFAITLSIGIITSMFTAIMGTRAIVNWRYGNKPIEKLSV; the protein is encoded by the coding sequence ATGTTTGACTCTAAGAGAAAAGTCATTAGTAACCAATACCCAGCCTGGAAATATATTTTGCTGGCAGTCGTGATTGTATTGGGGGTGATTTATTCAGCCCCTAACCTGTTTGGTGATGACCCTGCGGTTCAAATCTCGCCAGCGAAAGCCGTGAACTTCAATGCTTCTATTGAAACCAGAGTGCAAAAAGCTTTGGAAGATGCCAATCTCCCCATCAAGAGCATGAGTTATAAGGCTGACCAATTGTTGGTTCGATTCAACTCAACTGAAGAGCAGTTAAAAGCGAAGAGTGTCATCAAAAACCTTTTGGGTCGAGAAGCGGTTGTCGCACTTAACCTTGCGCCTGCAACGCCGCAGTTTTTAAGAGACTTGGGTGCTGAACCTATGTTCCTAGGTTTGGACTTGCGTGGTGGTGTGCACTTCTTGATGGATGTCGATATGGAAACGGCGGTGCAAAAAGCCTATACCCGTTATGTCGACGAAATCAAAGCCTCTTTCCGTGAAAAGCGTATTCGTTACCTGTCAGTAGATTACGAAAAAGAAGCTTTGTGGGTTAAATTCCGTGAAGGGACGAACCTTGATGAAGCTCAGGCGGAAATCAACAAGAAATTTGATGGCGATTTCATCATCAAGCAACTGCCAGAAGGAAGAGAACCTTCATTGGAATTGCTGCTGTCTCCTAAGACCATCGCTACAGCTAAGTCTTATGCTTTGAAACAAAACATCACCACGTTGCGTAACCGTATCAATGAGCTAGGGGTTTCCGAGCCGGTTATCCAACAACAGGGCGATCGTCGTATTGTTGTGCAGTTACCGGGTGTTCAGGATACCGCTAAGGCTAAAGAAATCTTAGGGGCGACGGCAACACTGGAATTCAGATTGGTTGAAGAAAAAGGGGATCCTCAGGAAGCTGAGAAAACAGGTTATGCACCTCATGGCGCTCGCTTGTATCATTTCCGTGATGGCCGTCCGATTTTACTTCAACGTCGTATCATCGTTAGCGGTGACAACGTTATCAATGCGCAATCAGGTATTGAATCCAAGTCAGGTTCTCCTGAAGTTAGCGTGACATTGGATAGCGTTGGTGGTCGTAAGATGTTGGCAACGACGAAGAAAAACGTCGGTAACCGTATGGCGGTTGTTTACATCGAAACACGCATTGATACTGTGCTGGAAAACGGTAAAAAGGTTAAGCGTCGTGTAACGTCTAAAGACGTCATCAACGCGGCAGTTATCCAAGGGCAGTTCGCTAATCGCTTCCAGATCACAGGCTTGTCTTCACCACGTGAAGCTCAAGACTTGGCATTGTTGTTAAGAGCGGGTGCGCTGGCAGCGCCAATGGAAATTGTTGAAGAAAGAACCGTTGGGCCAAGCCTTGGTAAAGATAACATTGACCAAGGGTTCATGTCGGTCATTATCGGCTTTATCCTAGTGTTGGTAGTCATGGCATGGCGCTACAAAGTGTTTGGCATGATTGCCAATCTTGCGCTGACACTGAACTTGATTTTGATTGTCGCCATTATGTCATTGATGCAGGCAACTTTAACGCTGCCGGGGATTGCAGGTATCGTTCTGACCGTCGGTATGGCGGTTGATGCCAACGTACTGATTTTCGAGCGTATCCGCGAAGAGTTGAGAGTGGGTTCTGTACAGGCGGCTATTAATGCTGGTTATGAAAAAGCATTTGTCACCATTGCGGATGCGAACATCACTACCTTGTTGGCGGCCATCGTACTGTTCAGTTTTGGTACTGGGCCAATCAAAGGGTTTGCAATCACCTTGTCTATCGGGATTATTACTTCCATGTTTACGGCCATTATGGGTACGCGTGCTATCGTCAATTGGCGTTATGGCAACAAGCCGATTGAAAAGCTATCGGTTTAG
- a CDS encoding FKBP-type peptidyl-prolyl cis-trans isomerase, translating to MTEKTRLKRVSETSELEVQFKLSLLDDTVVEQTEENEVFVFQVGDGQFLAKLDELLVGLEEGTRAKFTLMPEDAFGQPDPMNFQTMKKADFPEGMQLTEGHVIGFNTPTGDEIPATVYQIKEDEVVMDFNHPLAGQPLIFDVTVVKVLS from the coding sequence ATGACCGAAAAAACTAGGCTAAAACGCGTTTCTGAAACTTCAGAGCTAGAAGTTCAGTTCAAACTTAGTTTGCTCGATGACACAGTGGTAGAACAGACTGAGGAAAATGAGGTCTTTGTATTTCAAGTTGGAGATGGTCAGTTTTTAGCCAAGTTGGATGAACTGCTGGTTGGGCTAGAAGAAGGAACACGCGCAAAATTCACTCTGATGCCGGAAGATGCTTTTGGTCAACCGGATCCTATGAATTTTCAAACCATGAAAAAGGCAGACTTTCCTGAAGGTATGCAGTTGACCGAGGGGCATGTCATTGGTTTTAACACACCAACTGGAGATGAAATTCCAGCAACGGTGTATCAAATCAAAGAAGATGAAGTGGTGATGGACTTTAATCATCCATTGGCCGGTCAGCCACTAATTTTTGATGTAACGGTCGTAAAGGTTTTATCTTAA
- a CDS encoding peptide chain release factor 3 produces the protein MSLQLEKNKRRTFAIISHPDAGKTTVTEKLLLYGGAIQMAGAVKSRKTDRGATSDWMKMEQERGISVASSVMQFPYKKVMMNLLDTPGHEDFSEDTYRTLTAVDSALMVIDVAKGVEDRTIKLMEVCRLRDTPILTFINKLDREGKEPIELLDEVEEVLKISCAPMTWPIGMGKRFKGIYHLYNDTIRLFEVADGLNASVGELIEGLDNPLLDEKIGSMAEELREEIELVRGASHEFDLDAFLLGQLTPVFFGSAVNNFGLQELLDGFAEYAPPPKGRETETRMVNAEEDKLTGFVFKIQANMDPQHRDRVAFMRIVSGKYEAGMKLKHVRIGKDVKISKAITFLANKREHAEEAYPGDIIGLHNHGTIKIGDTFTQGEDLKFTGIPNFAPELFRRAQLKDPMKMKALQKGLTQLSEEGATQLFRPIANNDLILGAVGVLQFEVVAQRLKDEYNVSCLFEAVNVSTARWIMGDKPEIEKFLAKVKDNVAYDAADQLVYIAPTRVNLSLMEERWPNLQFVATREH, from the coding sequence ATGTCCTTACAGTTAGAAAAAAATAAAAGACGTACGTTTGCGATTATTTCCCATCCGGATGCCGGTAAAACCACGGTAACAGAAAAGTTGTTGCTTTACGGTGGTGCGATTCAGATGGCGGGTGCGGTGAAAAGCCGTAAGACCGACCGAGGCGCAACATCCGACTGGATGAAAATGGAACAGGAAAGAGGGATTTCCGTTGCTTCGTCTGTGATGCAGTTCCCTTACAAAAAAGTCATGATGAACCTGTTGGATACCCCGGGTCATGAAGATTTCTCGGAAGATACTTACCGTACCTTAACGGCAGTTGACTCGGCATTGATGGTTATCGACGTTGCAAAAGGGGTTGAGGATAGAACCATCAAATTGATGGAAGTTTGTCGTTTACGTGACACACCAATCCTGACCTTTATCAACAAACTTGACCGTGAAGGTAAAGAACCAATTGAGCTGCTAGATGAAGTTGAAGAGGTGTTGAAAATCAGCTGTGCGCCAATGACTTGGCCAATAGGGATGGGTAAACGCTTTAAGGGAATCTATCATCTTTACAATGACACCATCAGACTTTTCGAAGTGGCAGACGGCTTGAATGCCTCTGTAGGGGAGTTGATTGAAGGCTTGGATAACCCTCTGCTGGATGAAAAAATCGGTAGTATGGCAGAAGAGTTGAGAGAAGAAATTGAACTGGTGCGTGGCGCGAGCCATGAGTTCGACTTGGATGCCTTCTTGTTGGGTCAGTTGACACCTGTGTTTTTTGGTTCTGCGGTGAATAACTTTGGATTGCAGGAACTGTTGGATGGGTTTGCCGAGTATGCGCCACCGCCAAAAGGACGTGAAACGGAAACTCGTATGGTCAATGCCGAAGAGGATAAACTCACAGGGTTTGTCTTTAAGATTCAAGCAAATATGGATCCTCAGCATCGAGACAGGGTTGCATTCATGCGCATCGTGTCCGGTAAGTATGAAGCTGGCATGAAGCTTAAACATGTGCGTATTGGTAAAGATGTGAAAATTTCCAAGGCAATTACGTTCTTGGCAAACAAACGTGAGCATGCAGAAGAGGCATATCCTGGTGATATTATCGGATTGCATAACCATGGAACCATCAAGATTGGTGACACTTTTACACAAGGTGAAGACCTGAAGTTTACGGGGATTCCAAACTTTGCTCCTGAGCTTTTCCGTCGCGCACAGTTAAAAGACCCAATGAAAATGAAAGCCTTACAAAAAGGGCTGACACAGTTATCAGAAGAAGGGGCAACTCAGTTGTTCCGTCCTATTGCCAATAACGATTTGATATTGGGTGCTGTTGGTGTACTACAGTTCGAAGTGGTTGCGCAGCGCTTGAAAGACGAATACAACGTCTCATGCTTGTTTGAAGCAGTGAATGTCTCGACGGCACGTTGGATCATGGGTGACAAGCCTGAGATTGAAAAATTCTTGGCGAAGGTAAAGGATAACGTTGCTTACGATGCGGCTGATCAATTGGTTTACATCGCACCTACAAGGGTGAATTTAAGCTTGATGGAAGAGCGTTGGCCAAACTTGCAGTTCGTTGCTACGCGCGAGCATTAA
- the queA gene encoding tRNA preQ1(34) S-adenosylmethionine ribosyltransferase-isomerase QueA, whose protein sequence is MKRQDFYFDLPETLIAQTPAKERTGSRLLVIEPNGGVSDKQFPDLLDYIQPNDCLIFNNTKVIPARLFGHKHSGGKVEFLVERILDDQRVLTHIRSSNAPKPGTKIRIEDQIEVEVLGRDDALFEVAFELPDGETALSLIEACGHMPLPPYIERADGEEDKSRYQTVYSEKPGAVAAPTAGLHFDEIMLDKIRQKGTQIGFVTLHVGAGTFKPVQVDDISEHRMHSEVIEVLPETVELIHSTKQKGGRVFAIGTTSVRSLESAATFNDGVLTAYQGETDIFITPGYDFKVVDVLLTNFHLPESTLIMLVSALAGYEATMNAYRHAVEEKYRFFSYGDAMLVHPAKKAKS, encoded by the coding sequence ATGAAGCGACAAGATTTTTATTTTGACCTACCGGAAACACTGATTGCTCAAACGCCTGCTAAGGAGCGTACGGGCAGCCGTTTGTTGGTTATCGAACCCAATGGAGGGGTTTCGGATAAGCAGTTTCCTGATCTTTTGGATTATATTCAGCCAAACGACTGTCTGATTTTCAACAATACGAAAGTGATACCGGCACGATTGTTTGGTCATAAACATAGCGGCGGTAAGGTTGAGTTCTTGGTTGAGCGTATTTTGGATGATCAGCGTGTGCTGACGCACATTCGTTCAAGTAATGCGCCTAAGCCCGGGACGAAAATCCGCATTGAAGATCAAATTGAAGTTGAAGTACTAGGTAGAGATGATGCATTGTTTGAAGTTGCATTCGAGCTACCGGATGGTGAAACGGCACTTTCATTGATTGAAGCCTGTGGTCACATGCCACTGCCTCCCTATATTGAGCGAGCGGATGGTGAAGAAGACAAGTCTCGTTACCAGACAGTTTACTCCGAGAAGCCTGGAGCTGTTGCTGCGCCGACTGCTGGACTGCATTTTGACGAAATTATGTTGGATAAAATTCGACAAAAAGGTACCCAAATCGGTTTTGTGACTTTGCACGTAGGGGCGGGGACATTCAAGCCGGTACAGGTGGACGACATCAGTGAGCATCGTATGCACTCTGAAGTTATCGAGGTGCTGCCGGAAACAGTCGAATTGATTCATTCTACAAAGCAGAAGGGCGGTCGGGTTTTTGCCATAGGTACGACATCCGTCAGAAGTTTGGAGAGTGCAGCGACTTTCAATGATGGCGTGCTGACTGCGTATCAAGGTGAAACCGATATTTTCATTACTCCTGGCTATGACTTCAAGGTGGTGGATGTTTTATTGACCAATTTCCATTTACCGGAATCTACCTTGATCATGTTGGTATCTGCGTTAGCAGGCTATGAAGCGACTATGAATGCATACCGGCATGCGGTTGAAGAAAAGTATCGATTTTTCAGCTACGGTGATGCAATGCTGGTACATCCAGCGAAAAAAGCTAAATCTTAA
- the tgt gene encoding tRNA guanosine(34) transglycosylase Tgt produces the protein MEFELDNQDGRARRGRLKFERGVVETPAFMPVGTYGSVKGMTPEEIEDTGAQIILGNTFHLAIRPGTDIIEQHGDLHDFINWKGPILTDSGGFQVFSLGKMRKISEQGVHFRNPVNGSKLFMGPEESMEVQRKLGSDIVMIFDECTPYPASYEVAADSMRLSLRWAQRSKDAHGDNPSALFGIVQGGMYEALRIESIEALKAIGFDGYAIGGLSVGEPKDEMMATLDFTEPHMPKDKPRYMMGVGKPEDIVEAVRRGIDMFDCVIPTRNARNGFLFTHDGVVKIRNAVHKTSLEPLDAQCDCYTCKNYTRAYLHHLDKCGEILGARLNTIHNLHYYQLLMKGLREAIANNQLESYVKHFYYQRGEVVPPM, from the coding sequence ATGGAATTCGAATTAGATAACCAAGACGGAAGAGCCAGAAGAGGGCGATTAAAATTTGAGCGAGGAGTGGTGGAAACGCCTGCCTTCATGCCTGTAGGAACCTATGGTTCCGTAAAAGGGATGACGCCGGAAGAAATTGAAGATACGGGCGCTCAAATTATCTTGGGCAACACCTTTCACCTGGCAATTCGTCCGGGAACGGATATTATTGAACAGCATGGTGATTTGCATGATTTCATCAACTGGAAAGGCCCTATCCTGACGGATTCGGGTGGTTTTCAAGTGTTCAGCCTTGGTAAGATGCGGAAGATCAGCGAGCAAGGTGTTCACTTTCGTAACCCGGTGAATGGTTCCAAACTTTTTATGGGGCCTGAAGAGTCAATGGAAGTGCAGCGAAAGCTTGGCTCAGATATCGTGATGATTTTTGATGAATGTACTCCTTATCCGGCAAGCTATGAGGTAGCGGCAGACTCAATGCGCCTGTCGTTGCGCTGGGCTCAACGCTCCAAAGATGCGCATGGTGATAATCCTTCGGCGTTGTTTGGTATCGTGCAGGGTGGTATGTATGAAGCGCTACGTATCGAATCCATTGAAGCATTAAAAGCAATTGGTTTTGATGGTTATGCCATTGGCGGATTGTCCGTTGGTGAACCCAAAGACGAAATGATGGCGACGCTTGATTTTACTGAGCCGCACATGCCGAAAGATAAACCTCGCTATATGATGGGTGTCGGTAAACCGGAAGATATTGTTGAAGCGGTACGCCGCGGAATCGATATGTTCGACTGTGTTATTCCAACTCGTAATGCTCGAAATGGCTTTTTGTTCACTCATGACGGCGTGGTTAAAATCCGAAATGCGGTACACAAAACCAGCTTAGAACCATTGGATGCACAGTGTGATTGTTATACCTGCAAAAACTATACACGTGCCTATCTGCACCACTTGGACAAGTGTGGTGAGATTCTGGGAGCTAGATTGAATACCATTCATAACCTGCATTATTATCAGTTGTTGATGAAAGGGCTTCGTGAGGCGATTGCAAATAATCAGCTGGAATCCTATGTAAAACACTTTTATTACCAACGAGGCGAGGTTGTTCCGCCGATGTGA
- the yajC gene encoding preprotein translocase subunit YajC: MGFFISDAMADGGAAAAQGGGFEALLPLIILFVVFYFLLIRPQQKKAKEHKKLVEALSKGSEVVTYGGLAGKVRDMDENFVDLEIANNVIVKVERQNVSRELPKGTLKGTAE, translated from the coding sequence ATGGGTTTTTTTATTTCTGATGCGATGGCAGATGGTGGCGCGGCAGCGGCACAAGGTGGCGGTTTTGAAGCTTTGTTGCCATTGATTATTTTATTTGTCGTATTTTACTTCTTGTTGATTCGTCCTCAGCAAAAGAAAGCGAAAGAGCACAAAAAGTTGGTGGAAGCACTTTCTAAAGGTTCAGAAGTTGTTACTTACGGCGGTCTTGCCGGTAAGGTCCGTGATATGGACGAGAACTTCGTTGATTTGGAAATTGCCAACAACGTAATCGTCAAAGTTGAAAGACAAAATGTTTCTCGTGAATTGCCAAAAGGGACCTTGAAAGGGACTGCGGAATAA
- a CDS encoding DUF3087 family protein, protein MFEIQDVDPKLYRQKTRNATLIIMGMFLVIGMIFATLSVKLLSAYNSNPWVLNFIGALVGLIITFFIVKVFFIDKEWMRESMYGWQLKRSLMRITNVMEKLRKDVAINDHQAMKTMRFYHLGLEQMHRLEDNHSELIDLLAEKRELEDKMNAAGIDLNQSTFDPSQVARYHSQSN, encoded by the coding sequence ATGTTCGAAATCCAAGACGTTGATCCCAAGCTGTATCGACAAAAAACACGTAATGCCACCCTCATCATCATGGGAATGTTTTTAGTCATCGGCATGATTTTCGCCACGCTAAGTGTCAAACTACTCTCTGCGTATAACTCAAATCCTTGGGTACTGAATTTCATTGGCGCGTTGGTTGGCCTAATCATCACCTTTTTTATCGTCAAAGTTTTCTTTATTGACAAAGAGTGGATGCGTGAATCCATGTATGGCTGGCAACTAAAACGCTCTTTAATGCGCATCACTAACGTCATGGAAAAACTCAGAAAAGATGTCGCCATCAACGACCACCAAGCCATGAAAACCATGAGATTTTATCACTTAGGGCTTGAGCAGATGCATCGCCTTGAAGACAACCACTCTGAACTCATTGATTTATTGGCAGAAAAGCGTGAGTTGGAAGATAAAATGAATGCCGCAGGCATAGACCTGAACCAAAGCACTTTTGACCCGTCGCAAGTGGCGCGTTACCACTCACAATCAAACTAG